In Chitinophagaceae bacterium, the DNA window TGTAATGATCGTAATCCGGGCGTGTTGGGAGAACTTACATTAATTACAAAGTAGTCAACGTAATCAAATAACTTTTCAAAACAGATTTCATAATCGCTGATCGCCTTTTCATTCGGCGTAGACTTGTTTTTTCCGATGTTGCCACCAACAATTACATTCTTACGGTTTGTGGATTTTAAACGCGCTACCATTACATCCACTCCCTCGTTATTAAATCCCATCCTGTTAATAAGTGCTTCATCTTTTGGTAAACGAAATGCGCGTGGACGGTCGTTACCAGGCTGGGGAAGTGGTGTTACAGTGCCTACTTCAATACTTCCAAATCCCAAGGCACTCATCGCACGGATGTGCTTCGCATCTTTATCAAAACCAGCGGCTAACCCTACCGGATTTATGAAGTGCAGGTTAAAAATATTTTTATTCAGTGCAGGATTTTCAACACAACAGATTTTTCTTATGAGCCATTCACCACCGGGAATCCTGATAATAGTTTCCAGTAACCAGACAACGAATTGATGCGCGTTTTCAGGAGATAAAAGAAAGAACAGCGGTTTTAAAAATAGTTTGTACACCCTCGATTAACTTCGTGGCAAAAATAGAATACCGTTTTGAAATTGGCTGATGAAAATAAACTCAACTGTATCCAGTTAGTTTACTTCCTTCTTTCATTTATTTATTTATTACTCAATCCATCACATGAACAAAAATATTCCATTGGCAGAACGCATGCGTCCAAAGTCATTAAATGATTTTATCGGACAGGAGCACCTGGTAGGAGCGAAAGGTGTTTTGCGTAACCTGGTTGCAAAAAAGCAGATTCCATCTATGATTTTCTGGGGTCCGCCGGGCGTAGGAAAAACTACATTAGCACATATTATCGCTTCGGCAGCAGGGTTGCCTTTTTTTACTTTAAGCGCAATAAGCGCCGGAGTAAAGGATGTACGTGAGGTAATTGATACAGCAAAGAAGGCGGGAAAAGCGATTTTATTTATTGATGAGATACACCGTTTTAACAAATCACAACAGGATTCATTGCTTGGCGCCGTGGAGAAAGGAATCATTACGCTAATTGGAGCAACTACAGAGAATCCATCTTTTGAGGTCATTTCACCGTTGTTGTCGCGTTGCCAGGTGTATGTGTTGACGGAGCTTAATAAGCAACATTTAACCGAACTGATTGATCGTGCTATGCGGGAGGATGAGCAACTGCGAAATAAAAAAATAATCGTTCGGGAGCAAGAAGCGTTGTTTCGATTGAGCGGTGGTGATGCGCGAAAGTTGTTGAATTTATTTGAACTGGTTGTTGATTCGATGAATGAAGAAGAAATAGAGCTGACGGACGCGATGGTAACTTCAATAGCGCAGAAAAAAATTGCCTTGTATGATAAATCCGGTGAGCAGCATTATGATATAATTTCCGCTTTCATCAAGTCAATGCGCGGCAGTGATCCGAATGCAGCAGTTTATTGGCTGGCCAGAATGATTGAAGGAGGAGAAGATCCAAAGTTTATTGCACGCAGAATGTTGATACTGGCCGCTGAAGACATCGGGAATGCAAACCCCACTGCATTGGTGTTGGCCAATAGTTGTTTCCAGGCAGTGGAAGTAATAGGTTATCCTGAATGCCGGATCATTCTTTCTCAAACTGTAATTTACCTGGCAACTTCTCCCAAAAGCAATGCATCCTATACAGCCATTGAAGAGGCGTTGACTGTAGCAAAGCAACAGGGAGATTTACCTGTTCCACTGCATCTTCGCAATGCGCCCACCAGGCTTATGAAAGAATTAAATTACGGGAAGGAATATCAATACGCACATTCTTACGATGATAATTTTGTTCCACTTGAATTTCTTCCGGATAAAATAAGCGGCGCCAAATTTTATGAACCGGGAAAAAATGCACGCGAGAATGAACTGCGTGATTTTCTGAGATACAGATGGAAAGAGAAATACGGTTACTGATTTTTTCGCGGCACGCATTTGCCACGGGGCATAGAAATACACGGAGAATAATAGTCACTTATAATTTTTATTGTTCAGCCCGATGAAGACTCCCGGGATGAAAATGGCGGTTAGAAACTATCTTTAACGCATTAATTAAATAATGGGTATTGTAAAGCGTCAAAGCGTTCAGGCATCGGTTATCTCTTATATCGGAGTGTTGATTGGTTATGTGAATATGGCGCTGCTGTTTCCTAATTTTCTAACACAGGATCAGGTTGGCCTTACAAGGTTGATTATTTCTGTGGGCGTTATTTTTTCTCAGTTTGCTTTGTTCGGTACCACCTTGTCTATTCTCCGTTTTTTTCCATATCTGGAAGATAAAAAGTTAAGACATCACGGTTTTCTCAGTTTCTTGTTGCTTATCTGTATGGCCGGCTTTTTAGTTTTAACCATCCTGCTGTTGTTGTTTAAAAAAGAGTTCACCGGTCTATTCATCAGTAAATCGCCTCTTTTTCTCGATTACTATTACTATGTATTTCCGCTTTCCTTCTTTCTGATGGTGTATGAATTGTTTTTCATGTACATGAGGGCATTGTACAAAAACGTAGTTGCGATATTAATAAAGGAGGTAGTATTGAGAGTGCTGCAAACCTGCGCGATCGTATTACTCTATTTTAAGATCGTGGATTTTGATGGTTTCTTTTTGCTTTTTATCGGCAGTTATTTAATACATCTGATTGCCATCCTTGTTTATACTTCTTATCTGAAACAGCTTTTTATTTTTTCTAAAATAGATTTCAAAGGATTGATTTCAGTGCGTGAAATTATCCGCTATTCGATGTTTATGTTTGTAGCGGTAATTGCCTCGTATTATACTTCAAATATTGACCAGATCATGATTGGTTCTCTTATCGGTTTAAAGAGCATTGCCATTTATACCATCGCATTTTTTATCGGCACTATGATACAAATTCCCGGTAGGGCGATGAACCAGGTTGCTTTGCCAATAATTACAGATGCATGGAAACGTAAGGACATGGGAAAGTTACAGGAGTTATATACACAGACTTCGTTGAATCAATTGATTATTGGTGGTTTTATTTTCCTGTTAATATGGATCAATATTGATCTGTTGCTAAGTTTCCTGCCGGAAAATTACCAACAGGCCAAACCAATCATCATGATTGTGGGGTTGGGTAAATTAATTGACCTTGCTACAGGTGTAAATGGTGAGATACTGATGTTGTCGAAACATTCAAAAGTAACAATGACCACCTATCTGATTTTGATTGTGGCTTCCACGGTTGCAAATTTGTTGCTGATTCCAATTTGGGGAATTGCAGGTTCTGCAATGGCAACTGCATTATCTTTAATTCTATACAATTTGATCCGTATGCTTTTCCTTTATTATAAATATCAAATGCAGCCTTTCAGTACCAATACCTTAAAAGCATGTCTATTACTCGCATCAGGTTTTGTCGTGTATTATCTGATGCCTTCAACATCCAATACATGGTTCAATAGTTTTTATGAAACTGCGGTTATCACTATTGGCATTTGTGTGTCACTGATAGTTTTTCGTATTTCTCCTGAAATCATGGTGTCGTATCAGTGGGCGCGTGAAAAACTTAATATATGATTCATCTTTCAACCGGTTTTATTTCATGAATACGGTAGCGTAATTTCATATATGTTAATGGCTAAAACGCTTTGTTTGTTTATCTAAGAGGTATCTTATACCTTCGGGTTAATTTTGACCATCATACTAAAAAAATGAAAATTCTTACTCGTCTTTTTTGCTCTATATCCCTATGTTTTTTTTCGTCACAGCAGTTGTATTCACAATTGATAGTTGGGACAGTTGGAACACCTGAAGAATTGGCCGAAAGCCTTGTTGGAAGTGGAGTCGTTATCTCGAATGTCACACTGAATTGTCCTAACGGCGCCTGGGGTTCGTTTGATGCCACAGATGCGAGTCTTGGAATGGATTCAGGCATCATCCTGGCCTGTGGCAACATTACGAATGCTGTCGGTCCTAATTTATCTTCCGGCATCACTACAGATTTTTTTGCAAACGGTGATCCTGACCTCGAAGCGCTGGCAGGGCAAACAACCCATGATGCGTGTGTGTTGGAATTTGATGTTAAAGCAACGGGTGACACATTAAAGTTTAAATATGTTTTTGCGTCGGATGAATACACTGAATATGTGGGTTCTATCAATGATATATTTGCTTTTTTCATCAGCGGTCCCGGGATTGCGGTGCCTCAAAATATTGCGTTGCTTCCGGGCACTTCAGATCCTGTATCAATATCTACCGTAAACTGTCTGAACGGTTCACCTTATTATATTTGTAACGACCCTTCCAATAGCCCATACCAATGTGATGATTCCTATAATTGCCCTACAGATCCAGGTGAAACCAGTATCGAATATGATGGTTTAACAGTGGTTTTAACAGCCATAGCGGTGGTGCAACCTTGCGAAACATATCATCTGAAACTTGCCATTGCTGATGCATCAGATGGTATTTTGGATTCAGGTGTATTTATTGAAGCAGGAAGCCTGGTAGCCGCGGGCATTTCAATTGATCCGGTTTCTGCTTACATCGATCCTGTTTCTAATCTCCCGGCTGTGGTGGAAGGTTGCCTTGATGGTTCTTTCGCATTTGTTCTTTCTAATCCTTTGACTGATACAACATTCATTCATTATACTATCACTGGCAGTGCCATCGAAGGAACAGATTATTCTCCCATTCCTGATAGTATAATGGTTTTGCCGGGTGCTACCAATGTTTCATTAGGAGTTCATCCGATAGCTGATGCCATTGCTGAAGGTGCCGAATCAATTAAGCTTTCATTATTCCTGAGCTGCTCTCCGATTGCGTATGATAGCGCGACCATTTATATTGTAGATAACATCAATGCTGTAGCCAACGATGATACTACCATTTGTGCTGGTCAGAGTGTTACTCTATCAGTGAACGATGCGGATTCTTACAACTGGGGACCCACCATCGGGCTAAGTTGTACTACCTGTCAGAATCCGGTGGCAACTCCCATTGGTACTACTTCCTACATTGTATTCATTACCATTGGCACCTGCATCGCATCTGATACCGTAACCATCACTGTTGATAATCCGACACCTGTTCAGGCCGGTGGTGATATGGAATTGTGCTTTGGTCAATCTGTTCAACTCAATGCAACTAATGCCACTTTTTATACCTGGACACCTGCTACAGGTTTAAGCAGCACAACTGTTCCTAATCCAACTGCCACACCTTCAGTAACCACCACTTATTATGTAACGGGAGTAAACGGTTGTTTTTCAACTACAGATACAATTACTGTAATCGTGCATCCCTTGCCGGATGTTACTGTATCTCCCGGATTCACTGTTTGTCCTGGTGATATGGTAAATCTATTTGCTTCCGGCGGCATCAGTTATTCATGGTTTCCGGTAAATGGAGTGAGTAACCCGGATAGTGCTTCCACTACTGCAACGGTTGATTTTACAACTGAATATATTGTGTTGGTTACTGATAATTTTGGTTGCGTTGATACAGGAAAAGTTTTGTACACCACCTATGATATTCCAGACATCACGATAAGCGATGATACCTTGATATATCTTGGAAACAGCTATCCTATCATTGTTACCGGAGGAACAAACTACCAATGGTCGCCTTCCACCGGACTGAGTTCCACTAACACTGCTGACCCCATTGCCACGCCAACTGAAACAACCACTTATACCGTAACCATCACAACTGCGGACGGATGTATTCTGATAGATTCTGTAACGGTGGCAGTAAAATATGATGCACTGGTAGAAGTAGCTTCAGGATTCTCACCCAATAATGATGGAACTAATGACGTGTTACATGTACTGGCTCGTGGCGTATTCAACCTGAAGCATTTTTACATTTTTAACCGTTGGGGTGAATTGGTTTTTGAAACTACTGATCTAGCAAAAGGATGGGATGGCAAACTTAAAAATGAACCACAGGAAGTAGGCGTATATGTTTATTCTGTTGATGGTACTGACATAAAAGGATTAACCATTCAAAAGCATGGTAGCGTAACCCTATTGAGGTAAGGAAGAATTGATGTCACAGAAGTTTCATTTTTTGAGTAAAATGCGTAATTTCAACGAATGTGGTGAGAAGATTTTCTGGAGGGCTTTTTAAATAATTGTAAGACCAGGTTTTAGTTATGAAACAACTTTACATGCGTAAAATTAAATTCCTCACCGGCGGGCGCGGCAAAGGGTTGTCTTATTGTTGTCTTTTTTTACTGTTTATTAATCTCCCGAATTTTGTGAACGCTCAATTGGTGATTACCACTCCGGTTACTGCTCAACAAATAGTAGATAATATACTGGGATGCAGCAGCGCTGCGTCCAATATTGTATTTAACAGTTGTGGTACTTCAGCGGGTTTCTTTAATGCGGTAAATACGAATCTCGGAATTGACAGTGGGGTACTGATCTCTTCAGGAAATGCGAATCTTGCGGTAGGTCCTAATAATCTCCCTAATCAGACTTCTGACAATGGATGTCCCGGTTATCCTCCTCTTACAACATTATCAGGCCAACCAACTTACAATGCGGCTGTACTTGATTTTGATGTTACTGTAAATACCGACACTTTACGGTTCAAGTATGTTTTTGCATCTGAAGAATATGCGGAATGGGTAGGCACATCGTTCAACGACGTGTTCGCACTCTGGATAAGTGGACCCGGAATACCCGGCATGGTGAACATGGCCAAAGTTCCCGGTACCAGTTTCCCGGTAACGATCAGCAACGTGAATTGCCAGGGAAATTCTCCTTATTATAAATGCAACGATCCTGCTAATTCAATTTGCAATTCAAGTTATGGTTGCCCGACATTCGTAGGCGGTACCACCATACAATATGATGGGTTGACTACCCCCCTTGAGGCAAAGAGTGCCGTAATTCCCGGGCAAACCTATCACTTAACATTGGCTATTGCCGACGCTGGTGATACATGGTATGATTCGGGCGTTTTTATACAGGCAAATTTTTTGCAACCATATGATGTCAGCTTCGCACCTGATCCGGTTTATAATTATGTAAATCCGTTTGACTCCACACTTTCTGTTGTAGAAGGGTGTCAAGGAAGTGTTATTAATATCAATCTCGATAATTTTACGAATGACACGATTTACTTTCCCTTTATCATTGGCGGTACTGCAACAAATGGTGTCGATTATACAACCATAGCAGATACCATTGCATTTTATCCCGGTGATACTTCACAATCCATTTTTATTGACGCAAATGCGGATGGTGTAACGGAAGGTGTGGAAACCATTATTATCTATACAGTTGAACCTTGCAGCGGACTTATTACTGACAGTTTTATTGTAAATATTCTTGATGATTTCCCGTTTGTAGTTTCAAATGATACTACTATTTGTGAACATGATTCATTGCAGTTAAATGTTACTTACAGTTCATTCTATTCTTACGAGTGGCAACCATCCACAATGGTTACTTGTACCACATGTCCGGATCCAATGGGGTTCCCCGATTTTTCAACGGCGTATGTTGTTGCGGTTACGCTCGGTAATTGCACCAATTACGATACAGTTTCTGTACAGGTGACACTTGTAGATCCTTTTGCCGGTACGGATGAGAATTTATGTCTTGGAGATACTACTTCCCTGTTGGCAACAGGTGGAACATCTTACTTCTGGAGTCCTGCTATTGGATTGAGTGATCCAACTGTAGCAAATCCTGATGCATTTCCCGCTATCACCACTAATTACATTGTTACAGCCATTGGTTCAAATCCATTGTGTCATGATAATGATACAGTACTCATCAATGTAGTGCCCAATTTGATTGCATCAGCAGGATCAGATACAATAGTTTGTCCTGGTAAGCCTGTTCAACTATGGTCGAAGGGTGGAGATTTTTACAAATGGAGTCCTCCCACTTATCTCGATTATGATGAAACGGCTGCGCCACTTTGCAATCCAATGGTTACTACCACTTATACTTTGGTAGTTACGAATGTTTATCAATGCAAAGACACTGTA includes these proteins:
- a CDS encoding choice-of-anchor L domain-containing protein, with translation MRKIKFLTGGRGKGLSYCCLFLLFINLPNFVNAQLVITTPVTAQQIVDNILGCSSAASNIVFNSCGTSAGFFNAVNTNLGIDSGVLISSGNANLAVGPNNLPNQTSDNGCPGYPPLTTLSGQPTYNAAVLDFDVTVNTDTLRFKYVFASEEYAEWVGTSFNDVFALWISGPGIPGMVNMAKVPGTSFPVTISNVNCQGNSPYYKCNDPANSICNSSYGCPTFVGGTTIQYDGLTTPLEAKSAVIPGQTYHLTLAIADAGDTWYDSGVFIQANFLQPYDVSFAPDPVYNYVNPFDSTLSVVEGCQGSVININLDNFTNDTIYFPFIIGGTATNGVDYTTIADTIAFYPGDTSQSIFIDANADGVTEGVETIIIYTVEPCSGLITDSFIVNILDDFPFVVSNDTTICEHDSLQLNVTYSSFYSYEWQPSTMVTCTTCPDPMGFPDFSTAYVVAVTLGNCTNYDTVSVQVTLVDPFAGTDENLCLGDTTSLLATGGTSYFWSPAIGLSDPTVANPDAFPAITTNYIVTAIGSNPLCHDNDTVLINVVPNLIASAGSDTIVCPGKPVQLWSKGGDFYKWSPPTYLDYDETAAPLCNPMVTTTYTLVVTNVYQCKDTVQILVEVYPDPLVIVNEPVTIFEGESAQLFAHAGTGASYSWKPEFKISDGTVYNPLVTPDTSTTYYVVITSADGCLFTGSTRVEVTTETLLEMPNAFTPNGDGLNDEMKIIWRGNVTLDSYKIIDRWGKLVFVTSDLNEGWHGEVKGGKDAEVGAYVYVVEGKDGNGQSFVKHGNFLLLR
- a CDS encoding choice-of-anchor L domain-containing protein, translated to MKILTRLFCSISLCFFSSQQLYSQLIVGTVGTPEELAESLVGSGVVISNVTLNCPNGAWGSFDATDASLGMDSGIILACGNITNAVGPNLSSGITTDFFANGDPDLEALAGQTTHDACVLEFDVKATGDTLKFKYVFASDEYTEYVGSINDIFAFFISGPGIAVPQNIALLPGTSDPVSISTVNCLNGSPYYICNDPSNSPYQCDDSYNCPTDPGETSIEYDGLTVVLTAIAVVQPCETYHLKLAIADASDGILDSGVFIEAGSLVAAGISIDPVSAYIDPVSNLPAVVEGCLDGSFAFVLSNPLTDTTFIHYTITGSAIEGTDYSPIPDSIMVLPGATNVSLGVHPIADAIAEGAESIKLSLFLSCSPIAYDSATIYIVDNINAVANDDTTICAGQSVTLSVNDADSYNWGPTIGLSCTTCQNPVATPIGTTSYIVFITIGTCIASDTVTITVDNPTPVQAGGDMELCFGQSVQLNATNATFYTWTPATGLSSTTVPNPTATPSVTTTYYVTGVNGCFSTTDTITVIVHPLPDVTVSPGFTVCPGDMVNLFASGGISYSWFPVNGVSNPDSASTTATVDFTTEYIVLVTDNFGCVDTGKVLYTTYDIPDITISDDTLIYLGNSYPIIVTGGTNYQWSPSTGLSSTNTADPIATPTETTTYTVTITTADGCILIDSVTVAVKYDALVEVASGFSPNNDGTNDVLHVLARGVFNLKHFYIFNRWGELVFETTDLAKGWDGKLKNEPQEVGVYVYSVDGTDIKGLTIQKHGSVTLLR
- a CDS encoding quinone-dependent dihydroorotate dehydrogenase, which encodes MYKLFLKPLFFLLSPENAHQFVVWLLETIIRIPGGEWLIRKICCVENPALNKNIFNLHFINPVGLAAGFDKDAKHIRAMSALGFGSIEVGTVTPLPQPGNDRPRAFRLPKDEALINRMGFNNEGVDVMVARLKSTNRKNVIVGGNIGKNKSTPNEKAISDYEICFEKLFDYVDYFVINVSSPNTPGLRSLQDKEPLTALLTRIQELNHRHEKPKPVFLKIAPDLSFSQLDEVIEIVIQTKLSGIIATNTTISREGLKTNMAAIEKCGAGGLSGKPLTQRSTEIIKYLKSKSQDKFSIIGVGGIHSYQEALEKLNAGASIVQLYTGLIYEGPSLIKAINRQVILAEKAKKLNHDF
- a CDS encoding replication-associated recombination protein A, producing MNKNIPLAERMRPKSLNDFIGQEHLVGAKGVLRNLVAKKQIPSMIFWGPPGVGKTTLAHIIASAAGLPFFTLSAISAGVKDVREVIDTAKKAGKAILFIDEIHRFNKSQQDSLLGAVEKGIITLIGATTENPSFEVISPLLSRCQVYVLTELNKQHLTELIDRAMREDEQLRNKKIIVREQEALFRLSGGDARKLLNLFELVVDSMNEEEIELTDAMVTSIAQKKIALYDKSGEQHYDIISAFIKSMRGSDPNAAVYWLARMIEGGEDPKFIARRMLILAAEDIGNANPTALVLANSCFQAVEVIGYPECRIILSQTVIYLATSPKSNASYTAIEEALTVAKQQGDLPVPLHLRNAPTRLMKELNYGKEYQYAHSYDDNFVPLEFLPDKISGAKFYEPGKNARENELRDFLRYRWKEKYGY
- a CDS encoding oligosaccharide flippase family protein: MGIVKRQSVQASVISYIGVLIGYVNMALLFPNFLTQDQVGLTRLIISVGVIFSQFALFGTTLSILRFFPYLEDKKLRHHGFLSFLLLICMAGFLVLTILLLLFKKEFTGLFISKSPLFLDYYYYVFPLSFFLMVYELFFMYMRALYKNVVAILIKEVVLRVLQTCAIVLLYFKIVDFDGFFLLFIGSYLIHLIAILVYTSYLKQLFIFSKIDFKGLISVREIIRYSMFMFVAVIASYYTSNIDQIMIGSLIGLKSIAIYTIAFFIGTMIQIPGRAMNQVALPIITDAWKRKDMGKLQELYTQTSLNQLIIGGFIFLLIWINIDLLLSFLPENYQQAKPIIMIVGLGKLIDLATGVNGEILMLSKHSKVTMTTYLILIVASTVANLLLIPIWGIAGSAMATALSLILYNLIRMLFLYYKYQMQPFSTNTLKACLLLASGFVVYYLMPSTSNTWFNSFYETAVITIGICVSLIVFRISPEIMVSYQWAREKLNI